In Aequorivita sp. H23M31, a single window of DNA contains:
- a CDS encoding ComEC/Rec2 family competence protein, producing MISRKQLIQQIYFGSATYLCFFAVGYFSYQLRLPQFRPNHFTYFVAEDAPKIIQIKIFQTLKPDNYNYKYFANVQAINEIPVSGNIVLVMAKDSLHPEFKPDEVLLVYGSISTIPQPLNPHQFDYSKYMKSQGVYGQIRVSEKQVLKAMSSRSTIFGTAQNLRTGIVEKLKESKLKTDERAIVQALILGEKKDIDKSLYDEYAAAGAVHILAVSGLHVGILYAILAVLFAPLKRWKYGNILGSVSIILLLWFFAILSGLSPSVTRAVTMFSFFAFAQILQRRTNGINTLFLSLLTILIINPLWLFQVGFQLSYLAVFFILWLHPILYKIGYSTNWFLRKLWGIASVTICAQIGVLPLNLYYFHQFPGLFLLTNIVVLPFLTILMCGGLLIVILAVINTLPDWLAETYNAMIEALNGFIYWIADKDEFLFKDIHFSTLKVLGTYLMVIALGMLLRKLNYSRLVYSLLSMTILVGVFIYDEFRTSKNQLILFHKNNKTILAYKRRGEMLIFHNDSTADAGNAYPIKSYKTAMNIRNISETSLPTVVSYKNRNILILDSLALFPKQGNIHTVILTENSKVNLTRLIDSVKPFRVLADGTNYYSYKNRWKATCKLKKLPFFDTAEQGAFLIE from the coding sequence TTGATATCACGAAAGCAGTTAATCCAGCAGATTTATTTTGGAAGTGCTACCTATCTCTGCTTCTTCGCAGTTGGATATTTTAGTTACCAATTGAGATTGCCACAATTTCGGCCCAATCATTTCACATATTTTGTGGCTGAAGATGCTCCGAAAATAATTCAGATTAAGATTTTTCAGACTTTAAAACCGGATAACTATAACTACAAATATTTTGCAAATGTACAAGCCATAAATGAAATACCTGTAAGTGGTAATATAGTTTTAGTTATGGCCAAGGATTCCCTGCACCCAGAGTTTAAACCAGACGAAGTACTATTGGTTTATGGTTCAATTTCTACAATTCCACAACCTTTAAATCCACATCAGTTCGATTATTCAAAATACATGAAATCTCAAGGGGTTTATGGTCAAATTAGGGTTTCAGAAAAGCAAGTTTTAAAAGCGATGTCGAGTCGCTCCACAATATTTGGTACAGCCCAAAACCTCCGTACTGGAATAGTAGAGAAACTGAAGGAATCAAAACTGAAAACTGATGAGCGTGCTATTGTGCAGGCCCTTATCTTAGGTGAAAAGAAGGATATTGACAAAAGTCTTTATGACGAATATGCCGCTGCGGGTGCGGTGCACATTCTAGCAGTATCGGGTCTTCACGTAGGCATTCTTTATGCAATACTTGCCGTCTTATTTGCTCCTCTTAAACGGTGGAAATATGGAAACATTCTCGGTTCCGTTTCAATTATACTTTTGTTATGGTTTTTCGCCATTCTCTCAGGATTATCTCCCTCCGTCACTAGAGCTGTTACTATGTTCAGCTTCTTTGCCTTTGCGCAAATATTGCAACGGAGGACCAATGGTATCAACACGCTTTTTTTATCGCTGTTAACCATATTAATTATTAATCCGCTATGGTTGTTTCAGGTGGGGTTTCAACTGAGCTATCTTGCTGTATTTTTCATTTTATGGTTACATCCTATTCTCTATAAAATCGGCTATTCTACAAATTGGTTCCTGAGGAAATTATGGGGAATTGCGAGCGTAACAATCTGTGCTCAAATTGGAGTTTTACCTCTTAACCTATATTACTTCCATCAATTTCCAGGATTATTCTTATTAACCAATATCGTTGTCTTGCCCTTCCTAACTATTTTAATGTGTGGTGGATTGCTTATAGTAATCCTGGCTGTTATAAATACTTTGCCCGATTGGCTTGCGGAAACTTACAATGCAATGATAGAGGCGCTTAACGGATTTATCTATTGGATAGCAGATAAAGACGAATTTCTTTTCAAGGATATACATTTCTCAACTTTAAAAGTTTTGGGAACGTATCTAATGGTCATAGCATTGGGAATGCTTTTGAGAAAGTTAAATTATTCCCGGCTCGTGTATTCCCTATTGTCGATGACCATACTGGTAGGGGTTTTTATATATGATGAATTCAGAACTTCTAAAAATCAATTAATATTATTTCATAAGAATAATAAAACTATACTGGCTTATAAACGGCGCGGAGAAATGTTGATTTTTCACAATGATTCTACCGCTGATGCTGGAAATGCCTATCCTATAAAATCATATAAAACCGCCATGAACATTAGAAATATTTCAGAAACATCCCTACCCACGGTTGTGAGTTATAAGAATAGGAATATTCTAATTTTGGACAGTCTAGCATTATTCCCAAAACAAGGAAATATTCATACAGTAATCCTTACGGAAAATTCTAAGGTAAATCTAACGAGGCTTATTGATAGTGTGAAGCCCTTTCGTGTTTTGGCAGATGGCACAAATTATTATTCTTATAAAAATCGATGGAAAGCCACTTGCAAATTAAAAAAGCTCCCGTTCTTCGATACTGCAGAACAAGGAGCTTTCCTAATAGAATAG
- a CDS encoding thioredoxin family protein, whose product MKNIFLLCLLLAFGSITAQQVNWMTMEEALAAQKENPKKIFMDVYTTWCGPCKMLDKNTFSDKNVAEYLNKNYYPVKFNAEGNESITYQDFTYTNPNYQAERKGRNSQHLLAHALKVNAYPTVVFFRENGDLIQGVPGYRTPQQLEIFLKMIYNDDYMKLTTPEAWEEYQKNFKYTF is encoded by the coding sequence ATGAAAAATATATTTCTACTTTGTTTGTTATTGGCATTTGGCTCAATAACCGCGCAACAGGTAAACTGGATGACTATGGAAGAGGCCTTAGCCGCCCAAAAAGAAAATCCGAAGAAGATTTTTATGGATGTATATACCACTTGGTGCGGACCGTGTAAAATGCTTGATAAAAATACATTTAGCGATAAGAATGTGGCTGAGTATTTAAACAAGAATTATTACCCTGTAAAATTTAATGCCGAAGGCAACGAATCCATAACCTATCAGGATTTTACCTATACCAATCCGAATTATCAAGCGGAAAGAAAGGGAAGGAACAGCCAGCATCTGCTCGCTCATGCCTTAAAAGTGAATGCTTATCCCACAGTGGTATTTTTCAGGGAAAATGGTGATCTCATCCAAGGAGTGCCGGGATATAGAACACCACAGCAACTTGAGATTTTTCTAAAGATGATCTACAACGATGATTATATGAAGTTAACCACACCTGAGGCTTGGGAGGAATATCAAAAGAATTTTAAGTATACATTTTAG
- a CDS encoding peptide MFS transporter, translating to MNTDIEKLFKDTVLGHPAGLFILFFTEMWERFSFYGMRILLILFLTAPFLSNNPGWDWPREHALSLIGTYASLLYLTPIVGGWIADKFTGYRIAVIIGCIIMTMGHAAMALDTTLTFYLGLAFLVIGTGFFKPNITSIISEMYKTRESKKDGAYTIFYMGVNAGAFFGMMLCGYLGENYGWHYGFGLAGIFMLLGMLQFILAHKIFGKVGDKPARKEAVVIPTADRNETPENVEEEIKAEIKLNPFTSFDYVLIVLSSIGGLLYLFNDPLDTIYDYSLVPFEIGGMSGTNIVVLAALAMFLVLLVTRIARYLPIVRDRLIAVTIFALFTVFFFAFFEQSLGSMTLFAQDYTDRTLTGNSANIFRIVDTLLTTVPLIIITWVIFLLVKKTHHRIAWSNFALSLAFVIIWALVIYRLVDKFSQPHLEVDATWFGILNSFFIITLAPLFSKWWESKYNPSAAMKYGIGLILLGLGFAILSYGASDIPPGAMTASVSMIFLILAYLLHTMGELCLSPLGLSYLSKLVPARMIGFMFGVWYLAIAVGQKAANTMGGMIDKISAEYSLGTFFLIFTLIPIGVGIISMLLNPVLKRLMHGIR from the coding sequence ATGAATACTGACATCGAAAAACTTTTTAAGGACACGGTTCTGGGACATCCCGCGGGACTTTTTATACTTTTCTTTACCGAAATGTGGGAGCGTTTTTCATTCTATGGAATGCGGATTCTCTTAATTTTATTTCTTACCGCTCCTTTTTTAAGTAACAATCCCGGATGGGACTGGCCACGGGAGCATGCACTATCGTTAATTGGTACCTATGCTTCGCTGTTGTACCTAACACCCATTGTGGGCGGATGGATAGCCGATAAATTTACAGGATATCGCATAGCGGTAATTATTGGGTGTATTATTATGACTATGGGTCACGCTGCAATGGCGTTGGACACTACGCTTACCTTTTATTTAGGTCTGGCCTTTTTGGTAATAGGAACGGGTTTCTTTAAACCGAACATTACATCCATTATTTCTGAAATGTACAAAACCCGCGAATCCAAGAAGGACGGTGCCTACACTATTTTTTATATGGGTGTAAATGCCGGTGCATTCTTCGGAATGATGCTTTGTGGCTACCTTGGCGAAAATTATGGATGGCATTATGGTTTTGGACTTGCCGGTATTTTTATGCTCTTGGGAATGCTGCAGTTTATTCTTGCTCACAAAATCTTCGGAAAAGTGGGAGATAAACCAGCTAGAAAGGAAGCTGTAGTTATTCCAACTGCTGATAGAAATGAGACTCCTGAAAATGTTGAAGAAGAAATAAAAGCTGAAATAAAACTCAACCCTTTTACCTCTTTCGATTATGTTTTAATAGTCCTATCCTCAATTGGTGGTCTGTTATATTTATTTAATGATCCTTTAGATACTATTTATGATTATTCCTTGGTTCCTTTTGAAATAGGAGGTATGAGCGGAACTAATATCGTTGTATTGGCTGCACTGGCTATGTTTCTTGTTTTGCTTGTAACCCGTATAGCTCGCTACCTTCCTATTGTTAGGGACAGACTGATTGCCGTAACCATATTCGCGTTGTTTACGGTTTTTTTCTTCGCCTTCTTTGAGCAGTCCTTAGGTTCTATGACCTTGTTTGCACAAGATTATACCGATAGGACATTAACAGGAAATTCAGCAAATATATTTAGGATAGTGGATACGCTTCTTACCACTGTCCCTCTTATAATTATTACTTGGGTGATATTTCTGTTGGTCAAGAAAACCCATCATAGGATTGCGTGGTCAAATTTTGCCTTGTCGCTAGCCTTTGTTATTATTTGGGCCCTTGTTATTTATAGGCTTGTAGATAAATTCAGCCAACCACACCTTGAAGTAGATGCCACTTGGTTCGGAATCTTGAACTCATTTTTTATTATTACCCTTGCTCCGCTTTTCTCAAAATGGTGGGAGAGCAAATACAATCCCAGTGCAGCCATGAAATATGGAATTGGTTTGATTTTGTTGGGTCTTGGTTTTGCCATTCTTTCCTATGGTGCTTCCGATATTCCACCTGGGGCAATGACTGCCTCAGTCAGCATGATTTTCTTGATTCTGGCATACCTCCTCCATACTATGGGCGAACTATGTTTGTCTCCTCTTGGGTTGTCTTATTTAAGTAAGTTGGTTCCGGCCCGAATGATTGGATTTATGTTTGGTGTTTGGTATTTGGCAATTGCCGTTGGGCAAAAGGCCGCAAATACTATGGGCGGAATGATCGATAAAATTTCTGCGGAATATTCCCTTGGAACATTCTTCTTGATTTTTACATTAATTCCTATCGGAGTTGGAATAATTTCAATGTTATTAAATCCCGTATTGAAAAGGCTGATGCACGGAATACGTTAA